In Mycobacterium sp. Aquia_213, the sequence CCCAGCACGATGCCGACCACAAGCGCCGCGATACCGATCATGCGCGGCTTCCCGTCCGCATTCCCCCCTGGGGGCGCTGTCTTGCGAGGACTTTTCTCACTAGGGCCCAATCTGTTTGGCGAACTTGACTTCCCGGACCGATCCGGCCGGCAGCGAGAGACCGTCGGAGACGTCCACCGCGATGCCGACACCGTAGGAGACCTCCAGCAGCCTAAGACGCTGCAATCCGGGGCTGCCCTCGAAGACGTCGCGCATCGCGTTCGGCGGCCCGACCGCGAGGATCGTGTACGGGCTGCTGGTCGGGTTGTTGTCGACCAGGATCGCTCCCCCGGCCTGGCGGATCGTCACATTCGGTCCGATCCGCACGCCGCCGACCGCTACCGCCTCGGCACCGCTGGCCCACAACGAGTTGACCACGAGCTGCAGATCGCGGTCGAGGATGATTTGCCGGCTGCCGTTCACCCGCTGCTTGGACACATCGGAAAGATTCGGGCTGGCACCGGGATCGGTAATTTTCACCGTCAATCCGGGACCGATGACCGCTGTGCTGGACGCCGCCAGGCTGAGGCTGTCCAGGCGGCTCAGCAGCCGCTGGCCCTCGGCGTCGTCCGCCAGCGCGAGTCGCTGTACGTCGTCGACCTTGCTCGACAGCACGCTGCGCTGCTGAGCCAATTTCGTGTCGGATTCTTCCGTCGACCGCACGCTGCGCGCCAGCACCTGCTGAGCCGTGTGCACCCCGGGTTCAACCGAACGGGCCTGCGCGACCGCGGCGGCGAAGACGGTGGCGACCAACATCGCCGCCAGGGCCTGCCAGAGCCAGCCGAAGACGCGCGTCCGCCCGCGCTGCGGTGTGGTTTCGGCGGCGCGCCGCTGCGCTGCGGCGGCGTAACCGGGATCCAGATGCTCGGACAGCAGCGCGCGCAGCAGCGACGGCACCGGGATGAGTGTCGGGCGCGCCGCGGCGTGCGCACTGCGGCCAGCATTGGGGTCGTAGCCGCCGAGCATGCGGTCCGGTTCAGCCATGCTCACCCGCCTCAGACGCGATCGACCGCGTCGGGGGCTGCGTGACCTTGGGCATCCGGCGCATCACCAGAACCATCTGGACCGCATACAGGATGAATGACCACAGGTAGGCGTACATACCCCAGATCAAAAAGCCCCAACCGCAGGCGCCGATCACCCGGCTCCACAACGCGTCCCACGTACCCAGCAAGACGAGTGGAAAGCCGGACATCAGGGCGAAGGTCGCGGCCTTGCCGACGTAGGTCACCGGCAATGCCGACAATCCGCGACTGCGCAGCAGCGGCAACGTCGCCGCCAGCAGCACGTCGCGCGCCAGCAGCGTGATGACGAACCACCACGGCACGATCCCGGTCAGCGCCAGCACGACGGGCACCGTCACCATGTAGAGCCGATCGACCGCGGGGTCCAGCAGGACGCCCAGCCGCGACGATTGGTTCAGCGTGCGGGCGATTTTGCCGTCGGCCCAGTCCGACGCGCCGCTGAACATCAGGATCGCGACCGCGAGTGCGTTGGCGTGCGCGAACATCAGCACGTAGATGAAGACCGGGATGAGCACCAGGCGCAGGGCGCTCAACAGGTTGGGCACTGTCAGCACCCGGTCTGGCGGAACCGGCTCCATGAGCCGTGACATTAGCCCGGTGACGATGCTGTCCGCACCGCGGGACGAGCCGCACGATGCGGTCTAGCGGAATACCCCGGGCAGGCTCAGCGTGGACAACGTGTCGTCGGACAACGGGTTGTCGTTGACCATGTATGTCCACGTCGACGTCGGTCGTGCCAGCTTGGACAGATCCAGGCCGGGTTCCTCTTCGAGGACGTTCGCCGTCTCGAATGTCTGCTGAGCCGCCTCGATCGCGTCGGCGGCAAGCGAGGCGAACGCGTCGACCGCCATCCGGTGGAATTCGTCGAGCGGGTTCTGCCGGCCCAGCGCGCGCAGATGGATGCTTTCGCGGATGTCGGCCAGATACGCCAGATGATCGGCCCAGCCGCGGTCGAGGTGATAGAGCATGATCTGCCGGCAGATCGTCTCCAGCCGTTCCTCGGAGATTCCCTCGGTCTCGGCCAGCTCCTCGTAGCGCTTCGGCGCCAGGTCTTCAAGCTCTTCGCGCGCAGTTGCGGTGCGCAGCAACGTGTTTCGGCGATCGACGATGATTGCGCGCTGTTGGGCGATCAGCTGGTTGTAGCGCCAGGTGTTCGCGTGGACGTCCAGCAGCCGGCCCTCGGCGACGCGCTGCGCGTGATCGAGCAGCCCGTTGGTCTTCGGGCTGACGATCATG encodes:
- a CDS encoding CDP-alcohol phosphatidyltransferase family protein; amino-acid sequence: MEPVPPDRVLTVPNLLSALRLVLIPVFIYVLMFAHANALAVAILMFSGASDWADGKIARTLNQSSRLGVLLDPAVDRLYMVTVPVVLALTGIVPWWFVITLLARDVLLAATLPLLRSRGLSALPVTYVGKAATFALMSGFPLVLLGTWDALWSRVIGACGWGFLIWGMYAYLWSFILYAVQMVLVMRRMPKVTQPPTRSIASEAGEHG
- a CDS encoding DUF881 domain-containing protein, with amino-acid sequence MAEPDRMLGGYDPNAGRSAHAAARPTLIPVPSLLRALLSEHLDPGYAAAAQRRAAETTPQRGRTRVFGWLWQALAAMLVATVFAAAVAQARSVEPGVHTAQQVLARSVRSTEESDTKLAQQRSVLSSKVDDVQRLALADDAEGQRLLSRLDSLSLAASSTAVIGPGLTVKITDPGASPNLSDVSKQRVNGSRQIILDRDLQLVVNSLWASGAEAVAVGGVRIGPNVTIRQAGGAILVDNNPTSSPYTILAVGPPNAMRDVFEGSPGLQRLRLLEVSYGVGIAVDVSDGLSLPAGSVREVKFAKQIGP